atttagtacttataatatgtggttcctataatttatacttatatttatgaAGAAACACATGGATCCGCACCTGACAATTTGCTAATTACGTATATGtgttttttatataaattgtgataagtaaattaatgaatttattagtACATACTTTTATCGCATTTTCATCCCCTAATGGAAATATTACTTAAATAGgtacttttaataaataattactgattttagcaatattttttatttattactatttatagcaatatatagCAATACTATGATGAATTTACAATATGTactaaaagtgaattatgtatgcaatatatatgtattataactattttaaaatatattatgcttgtttggtaagaaattgacacattgtattataagtgtattaaaatgtgtgataatatattatttatcaataaaacttgtattatatgtcttttataaattttttttggtaatatgtattaaaattgtattataaatgtattaaaagtgatcaagtgaaaagaaaatgttacttctatagatggtaaatattttcttaatatagtatatttatgtaagtttccccCTAATAATAAACTAATGTACTTAATTTGGTGTAAATATTGAGAGCAAgtgaatttttgttgtttaaaattattttcattttatgtgagtaattacttttgattttgtaatttgtaacatttaaaattagattttttttttttaataaataactaTAGTTTTGGATCataattagaataaaatagttATAATTTACATAATTGTAATTCATAACAATAATTTTAGAGAGGAGAGAGACGATTAGATATAACTTGTATCTTAATTGAAACTGAGATACACAAATCACATATACACAATATCCTCTCTCTATCCCAAATCTCACTCgcttctctcctctctctcatAGATACACATATAAGCTTTGAAATTGAAACATATATAGACAAATACACTTGGTATAATACgtaaatgtgtcatttaacttTGGCTCATTTTATATTGGCAAAATGGTCTGggagacccttgtacttgtcTCATTTTGTCACCTGAGCCCTTCTAATCTAGACTTTGCCAACTGAACCCTCGAACCCACTGAAATccaacattttaaaccctttttttGACTACTCAGTGGTGCGTGAACTATAAACGCCGCACGTAGCTTTCCACGTCATTTAAAAATGCCACATAGGATATGACATGTTAAAAATTGGctaatcattttctttcaaacataTCTTTCCTTTCTCCTTTTCAACTAGACCCTTCTACTCCCTTAATCCCGATTTACATTGTTGCTCACTGCAATTTTTTTCGATTCTGTGAAGTGTTTGAGTTCGCGTTTCACTCCATAGTTTTAAGTTTCTTGACTGATTTTCATTCTCTTTGTTTTGCAGTTGTGTTTTTGGTgtttcattttgaattttgttgttttgagtTCTTGTTAGGGCTTAGTTGTTGCAGAGGTCGTGGTGTGATTTTAGGgaggattttgattttttacatGCCTAATAACAAGTCTAATAACAATTTGTAGAAGTATTATGCATTCAATGGCATTTGTCATGAATATCTGTTGAATCTAGGATTTTTTCGTatctgaattttttattttttttatcaattgcATTGGATTTCTTTCTTGTTAGTGGTCCAATTGGATTATATCAGATTATTATAGAGGTTTTTGTTGTGTTCCATAAAgaattagttttaaattagGTTTTTTTTGTCGATTAGGGCTTTTTGTGAATTaggtttttttttgtcatttaggGTTTTTTGTCAATCATCTGATTGTATTCTTGTGACTTTGCAGGCATGGTAAGAATATGAGATCAACAATTATTATACTTCAAATGTATTATGGGGGCAGTTTTTTATCAGATCCTGAACTCAAGTATGCTAATGGAATTTCTGATCTTGAAAAAATAAGAATCGATATAGATGAGcttcatattatgttttttcataaattagCTAGAGAATTGGGAGTTGAACAAGTTGAAACCTTTGGGTGCAAAATTAACAAAAGAGATGGTTTTTATATGTTGAAAAGTGATGTTGATGTGTTGAGATTTATTAACAACTTAAAGGGTGGGGACTTTGTTGATGTGTATGTGGTACATCAAATTAGTACTCCTTTAATTGTTGAGGATCCTACTGAGGTGCAAATTGCCCAATTGCTTACTCCCAAAAAAGGTAAGCCCCCACCACCTACTGTTATAAATGTTAGGGCTGATGTGTCTTCCCCTCAACCATTTGATAAAAATGatacaaatataaaagaagatcAACAACCTAGGGTAGACAAGGGTAAGAATAAGGAGGCTGCTGCTCCTGAGGTTTCTTTAGAGGACTTAGATGAAGATGAAGGTCAAGGTCAAGGTAATGACTTTTCTTCCTACCACCTTCATACATCTGATGAATCTGATGTAGATGTAGATGCTAAACAATCTAATTCTGAGTCACTTTATGATGTTGATGAGAACATTGATGACTTAAGTGACTTGGATTTTGAGTTGTTGAAGCTAGGAAGtctaacattcaagaacaaGTTAATAAAGAGAAGGCTGCTAGAATAACTATAGATGAGATACCTTCTGGTCCTGTAGGTATAGATGTTGGTTTTGAAGATATTTATAAGAATAAGAGGGAAATATATGAAGGAAAATTGGGTGGGGATGACCTGTATTTTGATAGCTCAGATCCTGGCAGTGATATTAGTGAGGATGAAGGGGATCCTGTTGATTCTGATGAGGTTGTAGATCCACCAGCAAGGAATTCAAGTACAAAGGTCTATTTTGACCCAActgccatttttttttatttcagttGTATATGATTTTTGTGAATAATGTTCAGTTTAGAGAAGCACTACAAACTTACTCTATTCAGAAGGGTGTGAACATTAAACTTAAACCTAATAAAAAGGAGAGGATCAGGGCAAAGTGTAATAAGAAGGGTTGTCCTTGGCATATTCTTGGAAGTATTGAGGGTAATACTGGAAATTTTATTGTGAAGACATATTTTTCTGTCCATAAGTGTTTcaaaagaacaagaaacaaGTTGTGTACTCCAAACTGGATTTGTAAGACTTACAAAGACAGAATCATGAGTGAGCCTAGCATCAAACTCCATCAGATTCAAGGCTTGGTACAAAAGGATTATGGATTGTATGTTAGTAAAACAAGTTGTAGAAGAGCAAAAATGAAAGTCATGAATGAGCATATGGGTGATTTCATAGAGGAATTTGCAAGATTGTATGACTATGCTGAGGAGTTGAAGTCTACAAATTCAGAAACTACTGTGGTTGTTAGGACATCCAAGAATACAATTCCTGGAAAAGAGGTATTCCAAGGGATTTATATTTGTCTTGGAACATTAAAAAGTGGTTGGATGGAGGGGTGTACAAGGATAATTGGTTTTGATGGTGCATTTTTGAAAGGTGTATGTAGAGGTGAACTGTTGTCTTGCATTTCCAAGGatggaaataatcaaatgtaCCCTGTAGCATGGGCAGTAGTTAATAAAGAATCCAAGGACACATGGTCTTGGTTTATCAAGTGCATTAAACATGATTTGGAACTGACACAAACTGAAGGTGAAGGACTGACAGTTATGTTTGATATGCAGAAGGTATGAGAACActttgtagtattttttttactttgctATAGCAATTTCTATGTTACACTtatgttcttattttttttccttggcATGCCTTTTTTCTTTGATAGGGTCTTAACCTAGCACTTGTTGATTTATTACCAAATGCTGAGATTAGATGGTGTGCTAGACATATATGGGCCAACTGGAAGAAGGTATGGAGTGGTGAAGAAAGGAGGAAGAAGTTTTGGCAGGTTGCTAAGGCTCCATTTGAAgttcatttacaattaaaacttgatgaaatgagtCTGTTGGGAGAAGGTATTGTGAAAGCTTTGTTAAAGTACATCAAAAATGCATGGTGTAGGGTATTATTCAAGGACCATAGCAAGTGTGACATAGTTGAGAATAATATGTGTGAAACATTTAATAGTTGGATCTTGACAGCTAGATTCAAATCAATCATCACAATGTTAGAGGAAATTACAGTCAAAGTCATGGAAAGAATGACTCAAATGAGGGAGTTTTCTGAAAAATGGATAACTGATGTGTCACCTATGGCTATGCAAATTCTTACTGACAATGCTGAACATGCAGCCATATATGAGGTTAAATTTAATGGAGATAATGGCTATGAGATTCAACATCCACCATATAAACATGTTGTTAATCTAAAAAAGAAAGTGTGTAGTTGTAGGTCATGACAACTGAAAGGGATTCCTTGTGCACATGCAATTACTGCAATGCATTACAAAGATCTAGATGTTGAGTCATTTGTTGATCACTGGTACAAGAAGGAAACATATTTGAAGGCCTACAGTAGGTTCATTCAACCTATGACAAACATAAAGATATGGCCCAAGAGCACAAGACCATCCATTGAGCCACCTGAAATCACTCCTATGCCAAGAAGAACAAGGAAAAAAAGGTCTAAAGATAGTGATGAGCCTAGTAAGAAGAAGTTTGGAAAGGCTACAAGGAAGGGGAGAAAAATGAAATGCTCTTTGTGCAGGAATTTTGGACATAACAAGAAAGGATGTCCAATTGCTATAAGTTTTGCTTTAACTTCTTCAACTTTgttaatgaaatttatttttatcaatactTCTTAATTCAGTTTGGAAAAATTTTGTATGTAGAAAAATGGCTATACTACTGGAACTGCAAGAACTGCTACAGGTGGAAATGGTGGTGCAACTACTTCAACAGCTTCTACAGGTGTAATTGGTGGGGCTACTGGTGGTGCTACTAGTGAAAGTGGTGGTGCAACTACTTCAGCAGCTTCTACAGGTGTAACTGCTGGTGGAAGTGGTGGTGCAACTACTAAAAGACCAGCCACTACTTCAGCAGCTTCTGGAGGTG
This genomic stretch from Solanum stenotomum isolate F172 chromosome 10, ASM1918654v1, whole genome shotgun sequence harbors:
- the LOC125842948 gene encoding uncharacterized protein LOC125842948, whose amino-acid sequence is MYYGGSFLSDPELKYANGISDLEKIRIDIDELHIMFFHKLARELGVEQVETFGCKINKRDGFYMLKSDVDVLRFINNLKGGDFVDVYVVHQISTPLIVEDPTEVQIAQLLTPKKGKPPPPTVINVRADVSSPQPFDKNDTNIKEDQQPRVDKGKNKEAAAPEVSLEDLDEDEGQGQGNDFSSYHLHTSDESDVDVDAKQSNSESLYDVDENIDDLSIDVGFEDIYKNKREIYEGKLGGDDLYFDSSDPGSDISEDEGDPVDSDEVVDPPARNSSTKFREALQTYSIQKGVNIKLKPNKKERIRAKCNKKGCPWHILGSIEGNTGNFIVKTYFSVHKCFKRTRNKLCTPNWICKTYKDRIMSEPSIKLHQIQGLVQKDYGLYVSKTSCRRAKMKVMNEHMGDFIEEFARLYDYAEELKSTNSETTVVVRTSKNTIPGKEVFQGIYICLGTLKSGWMEGCTRIIGFDGAFLKGVCRGELLSCISKDGNNQMYPVAWAVVNKESKDTWSWFIKCIKHDLELTQTEGEGLTVMFDMQKGLNLALVDLLPNAEIRWCARHIWANWKKVWSGEERRKKFWQVAKAPFEVHLQLKLDEMSLLGEGIVKALLKYIKNAWCRVLFKDHSKCDIVENNMCETFNSWILTARFKSIITMLEEITVKVMERMTQMREFSEKWITDVSPMAMQILTDNAEHAAIYEVKFNGDNGYEIQHPPYKHVVNLKKKVCSCRS